Below is a window of Veillonella rodentium DNA.
ATCGCCAGTTTGGCAAAATCTACCGATTTAGAAATCGCTATTGTTGTTGGTGGCGGTAATCTATGGAGAGGATTGGCGGGAAGCAATCAAGGGATGGACCGAGCTACTGCCGACTATATGGGCATGCTTGCTACAGTGATGAACTCCTTGGCATTACAAGATGCATTAGAGCAGGCTGGGGTTGATACACGTGTTCAAACAGCTATCGAAATGCAGGAAATCGCCGAACCTTATATTCGTCGACGTGCGATTCGTCATTTAGAGAAAAAACGCATCGTCATCTTCGGTGCGGGACTTGGTAAACCATATTTTTCGACTGATACTACGGCTGCTTTACGCGCCGCCGAAATTGAAGCAGATGCTATTTTGATGGCAAAAAAATTTGCTGATGGTGTATATGATTCCGATCCTAAGACAAATCCTGATGCCGTAAAATTTGATGAGCTTACATATAACGATATTATTACAAAAGAATTAAAAGTTATGGATGCTACATCTACTACATTATGTAAAGATAAT
It encodes the following:
- the pyrH gene encoding UMP kinase; protein product: MAKRNFKRVVLKLSGEALAGDQGFGINPDVVEKFAQEIASLAKSTDLEIAIVVGGGNLWRGLAGSNQGMDRATADYMGMLATVMNSLALQDALEQAGVDTRVQTAIEMQEIAEPYIRRRAIRHLEKKRIVIFGAGLGKPYFSTDTTAALRAAEIEADAILMAKKFADGVYDSDPKTNPDAVKFDELTYNDIITKELKVMDATSTTLCKDNNIPIIVFSMDIPGNITKAAKGEEIGTIVRGE